The Solanum lycopersicum chromosome 2, SLM_r2.1 DNA window AGTTAGACATGGGTTCATAGAAACTCATCATAAATTCATGTAATTCTATCAATTCATGCttgacttcacaaaaattttctttcataatCCAAGACCCACATTATATGCTTATAACTTGGAAAACATGGAATTCAATGAGTTCATGGGATCATCATAAAAACATGAGATTATCTcaattcatacatcatagaTCATAAATCAATCAATAATTAAGAGAACCCATATATAGAAGAAACCCTAACTCAATTGGGGAATTCTAACTTTGAAAATAGGAGAATTTGGGAACACCGTGAATGGAAGGAATCCATGgatgaaaattgaaaactatCATACATAAACGCCAATTGCTTAACTTGAATAGTGGAATTGGAGACTTGTCTTCAAAACCCTAGCTTTCTTCTTGAACTTCTAGATTGAGATATATTTTACAGGAAGACTTGTTCTTCTTTTACGAATTTGAGagaatgatttaaattgttgaaattagGGGGTAAAACACTTATATTGGTCTTTAGGTGAAGGGTAAAATGACAtgatattgaaataaaataatctaaaaaaacCTAGAAGACCCCGACTTAAAAACTGAAAACAAGAAACGCTAGAGCTTGCCAAAAGCTACTCAGTGACTCATTGAGTGAGCCTTTAGCTCGTCGAAAGTTCCAATGAGTTGGCTCATGGACTAAGCCAACTAGGTGATTGGGAATGTATTTTGGCGACTCGCCGAATTGAACCGCGAGCTCAATCCAGCTAGCCTAAAGTTCCAGGACAACTGGATGTAGAAATCAAGTCATAAAGGCTAGAAGTTCTACTCGGCAAATCGTCGGGCCGTTTGGCATTCTCGAGTTACATCGTCGAATCGGTTGTGAATGAATAGTTTTCCCTTCTCTGAATCTGAGGTGTTACATTTTATTCCcttggaacattcgtcctcgaatgatatTCAAGACATCAAATAGAAGGTAGGAATCTTAATCTAACTGTCAAATATGCTTGTAATCACATAAATGCGCATATCCGAGGAGGAAACATCAACTCCGAGCTAAAAGAAGTTCAAAAACATCATATAATGAAGTCTATATGCATCTTACATTCAGATGCACACAAACAAGTAGAAATCATCAAACTGACTCGTCTTCTCAAAAACTTAAGCTTTTCAtgaacatgcataaatatgaagAAATCATGGAATATCTAAGACACATGACAAAATAAGAGTAACCTATGAGGAACTCATTACCTCAAGCTAGAGTAGGGGTAGAAGGAAAGagattagtattattattaaccAAGAAGTTATaatctcaaataataaatatttgaaattacaTGTCAACATATGTTAAGGATCATATCGCTAGGTCGGACTACTACTCTATGTGCTCACGGTGAAGGGAATATTATGGATCCACATGCCATGTTACTCCCTAGGAATGTACATGGTGGCTTGCAAATCAGACAATGATGGGACACAATGAACCCAAGTAGTGTTATGTTGGTTATTTAATAATTTCCCCAACAAAAGTTAATGTTTTATGAAAGATGATACAAAATTTGATATTCAAGATGATCTACATTTTAGATACCAATGGGTTCCATTTGTTGTGGAGCATAATTAGTCTGTTCAATTGATTTACTGTATGGTTATGGTGGAGGGCTTAGCcagataaataatttattcagtCATGTTAAAGATTTCATGGACAGACGAGTCTAGAAGTTTCAAGTTAGTGATGAAATTTTCTTTGGTCTTCACGTCACTGTATCTTATGAGAAGTAACACTTATGAATTGATTTCTTTTAGAAGGCTTTAGATTATAGTTTGAACTATTCCCATCGCTTTCTGCTTATGTTTCTATATCACGTTATGCTAGTTGGTTCGCCCTAGCAAGATAAGACATCAAATGCCGATCTCGCCAAAGTCCAGGGTCGAAAAAAACGCCAGAAAATACTAGTAGAGTGTAGCAGAGAAACTGCCAAGTGATATTCCACCATGATTTACAAGAAGAGATTGAAAGATATTTTACAAGTAAATGGACACCGATAAAGTTGAACATTTGCAGTGTTTACCATTGATGTCTTCATTATCCTACCAATGAATGGTTCCAAGGGCAGTTGAAGTCATTACATAAGAACGTAATTTGCATCTTGAATGAACTTATCACCAGCTGTTGGGGGCAAGTTATGCCTCGAGATATGTTTATGAACCTGTGCATGCGTCTCAGCCTCATGTTGGAACATGTTGACCAGCTCCTGCAATTCGAGTTTCCTAATTTCGACCTGTTCTTCACTGATAGGCTTTTTTAACCCAAGGTATAGCAACCCAACAGCAATAAGCACGACACCTAGGACGACAAGGAGGACTGAGAATAGACCGAATGCATATGGTGTGTTTTGAGCTCCAGGGATCCCATCCACATTGATTCCAAAAAGACCGGTGATGATTGTAAGAACAAGGCCACATCCACCAAAGACAGCCAAATTATGAGAAACTCTGAGGCTCTTATCCTAGAAATTGGAATGATGGGCCAAAACATAACATTAGATTTTTCTCAGAACTCTTATGAAAGGGTCTCTAGAGAAATTAAGTTTGATCATCTGGTATTAGAATGAAATTGAACCCTCCTAGTTTATTGAACATCAAACAAACCTGCAACCACGCGCGGAGATTGCTCTGCATGACATCTTGAATAGTAAATAAGCGTCCACGAACTGCTTCTTGCTCTTCAATCATTTCCCTCGTACTCTTTCTTATTCCTTCAAGGAGAATTCTAGTTGTATTTCCTCTCAAATGCTGCTGAAGTTCAAAAATAATCTCTTCCCTAGCATGAAGAGACCATTTCACTCTGATAACCTGTGTTTACACCATATAAGCAGTGTCATTCAAGAACACACCAACTTATATGACTTGAACACtcaataaaacatgaaaaagacaAGGATAAATGGCCCTATTTACTTCAAGttaatttactaaaaaaattgtttagaaattctgaaaactACAGAAATTCCTCTTTTGTTTGGCGATTTCTTATGATGAAACGTTTCTCTTCTTGTATTATCTTCTAAAGGGAATACAACTGAGTTACAAATCCAACACTGTCGTAGGTGATTCATCTTCAACAAGATCAAATTCTAGAGTAGGTCATATTTCTCAATTCGAGAGAAATTTTCATGATGCAAGCAAAGTGCATGCTTCAAAGTTCATTGTGTATCTACCAAGAAATGACCAATAAAATAtgcaattaagttatgattgatacaCTCTATTTGATATAGAAAAGATTtggaaaagttaaaatttactCATGGTGCAAGATAGACCTGTCTTGATAATCTTCTGATTTCCTGGTTGAGAATTATTACTAAGAGACTCAGATCTTCCTTGATCCTCCTATTATAAGAAAAGAAGATATATTTATAACAGAATATGCTACATGAAAGAGCAATATAACTTCAAGGAATCTAAAATATGAGATGCGAATCCTGCACCTgttaacaaacttcaattccACTTCATCTGCTGCACCAAATATCAATTTCCGAAACAATCTTCACATGCATAAGcacaaaataaaagatagatTTAGAATTAACCACTTTACGGTGTCAAGGTGTTTCTTCATTCTGATGCTTAGAACCCTTATAGAGCAGTTAATCATCCAAGAGTTTGTAAACATGCATTGAAAGTGACCAGCATCAATGTCACCAATCATTTAGAACTCCTCCCACATCCCTAAGAAAAGATAAGGTATTGAACACTTCAGTGCCCACTATGAGTTCGAAAAGTAACACGTGAAGCAGACAACAGCGATAGATCCATCCAGATTGATGCACTTTTTGGTGTCCTCAAGCTGACAAATGCAAGAAAGTGTACCCTTTGGCGAAGTCAAATGAACTGGAGCGAACTTCCCAACAGAATATTGGCAGTTATGACAAAAATGAAACGAGGCAGTCTTACAAGGTTGTAACAATGCCACATAATGATGCTGCTCAGGTGAAGGAAGTGCATATAAAATTGTCAAGTTAGCTGAAATCAAGTATATCCATTGGACCTTAAAAGGAGTGTTGAAGTGGGactgtgaaattaggtcttaggcctaactcatacaccaaaagctagctcaaagggaggaagATTGTTCAAGTCTGCCCAtcattcattttgttcttttgataattattttcttattttgacaagttattgttaattgttcgttttctatattatatggtttaactttttctaaccattttattcctaaggTATATCCAAAGAAgactatcaaaatgaagaattatcagaacaaaaaattataattgataatacaatttttgaacaaataaaaggaaaagaattagaccTAAGTGTAGAAAATATACTTGAAATACCTATATTAAggaattggtttaaaagacaaaaagatgaatattatgtagttagcaagaaagaacacatcatagatTGCAAATATACAAAAGGAAAGACACAAATACCTATACTAAATAAGaggataattaataaagaaatacaagatataaaaggtAAAACACCCATAAAATacgtacatttaggaggaatgCTTTATAtgtaatcatacttccttcattattaaatcctgttactatcataggtgtttttaattttttccatatatcTTCTGgcaaacaattatatttacatatatttgtttctgctcctgtatctatcataggggtataatatctgttgtggtatccttctactataatttttgcaagtatatatattttcatcattcattttgttcttttgataattattttcttattttgacaagttattgatAATTGTTCGTTTTCTATATtatatggtttaactttttctatccattttattcctaaggtaatattttggtttccttgataaattttaaatggtattattaatggtattcctcctataattatttctttttctgttatcTCTTCATTTGTAgttactatctcactaggtaatccagggcataagtgtcttgtttttataatttctgtttctaaTACCAATTCTCTCGTTATATAATTCTCTTCTTGTCCcgtatttatcaaaattttatatcttctttggtctattattcctgttataaagTAATGGTACGGTGTTAtctcttctttatctaataaattttgtgagatttcatagtttcttttagatgtgctcattcttgatgaggtaactcttgttaatgtatttggtacgcttgaagtgcttaatatcttttttacagtttctaaatcttcttctatgtcaatttctttatagctatagtcattattgtctattatagtaattattttttcaaaaggattttctatctttattttatcaattttatttcttgctgttactttatgttttgttggtaatatatataggtttttacatcttgctgtaaatattttactgcctggtgctagttctattccagacattttccaatataaaactaatgatttatctatatttctatctgttaatgctaccgAGTAGTTGGCACTTATtatgaattgaaatatttggtatattaagtttccttttacttcACTgattacgcttttttctatagggtgtataattctatcatctgctaaatatatttcaatgagtgtatctattccttctctaaaagaagcttttattaatatttctgttcctcctaaatgtacgtATTTTATgagtgttttagcttttatatcttgtatttctttattaattatcctCTTATTTAGTATAGGTATTTGTGCCTTTCCTTTTGTATATTTGCAatctatgatgtgttctttgtggctaactacataatattcatctttttgtcttttaaaccaattccTTAATATAGgtatttcaagtattttttctaCACTTAggtctaattcttttccttttatttgttcaaaaattgtattatcaaatataattttttgttctgataattcttcatttgatAGTCTTCtttggatattatttttatgtcatcTTCAGACATTAGATTTCCTCTTCATTATCTAgatcaatattttcttcttcattttaagtttctatacctgatacttcatatatactatcattttcacttaattcatagtctatatattctatttgcatgtattcatcattatctataattacttctgcaatttgttttctttttggatccTTGGGTAACTTACAATCTCTAGCTAaatgtcctatctttccgcaattgtAACAAGTACATTCAGATAGTTTTCTCTTTGGTCTATacggtctttttattttataattttttacataatatctttatcttggttttttgtatttatatctAGTTGTGGTTTTTCTATAGTTTTTGTGTCATTTAgttctttgttttttataaatatttatttgtgcaACCAAACTGTGGTGCTGTTTTATCTTTACAACATGCTAGATTTTTAATTAGTAGtttctccatttttcttttttctttttggttttcgcATAATTGTACAAACCattgatgtaaaaattttattctagctcctaaagtatctgttAATCCTTCATTGttccaatctttaattatttttgtactaaatggttctggtagttttgtaaaatattgttgtcttatttcttttgcttcatttatatcatatcttgctttgtaataatattctttgaatgcacgtgtgtattcttctatataagACATTTTACATATTGCCAATTTTGTCAAGTTGTCTATTCAttgttttttctctattttgttcttttatttctgTGGTCATACCTTTAAATTCATTTCGTATTGCTAATTcgtatttatctagtatatctatatttgttgttgatggAAATCCATCTATTTTCTTGTCACTTCTAAGTGTTTCTAGACTTTCTGGGGGTAAATTtcctatccataattttgttgttccaacacatgttctttctatatatcctGGTGTTccttttattgttattttgttatcaattaattgtttagatatatttcatacccatagtaatattgctttatttatatctgtaaTACAATCTagatttaaaaagttatattgtTCAGTTATTGGTCTAGGcgtccattttttatttaacctgctattccatattgcatttGTTCTATCTAATCGTTCATAATtctctgtataataagttggtgttGTCCATCTACGACTACTTCtaggactattatctggggttttaactcttgatgtGCTgtgtatgtttcacttatatcactcATTTCTGATTTTTGATCATTCGTTGTATCTGATTCATTTATTTCATCTATTTCGtctatttcaagattttcatttaatttttgtttcatcttatttatttcattagttaattcaagttcaagttctttatctttttctatttgtttttctttttgttttgtttcatatgataattttaatttagctaattttttttctaattcacttattcttgtattttttatttctttttctatgttttaactcttgtcttttttcaattattttctctATCAGTTGTTGCTTATAtgtttctttgttcatattgtAATAATTCATATTCTATGTATAAGGTTTTTAACGTTTTCTGTGTCTTTCGtacttttctttctattttagtttttgttataGTAGTTActttatttgatgtttgattaTTCTTCAtagttttaagaataaaatattttttcataatattcttttttaagtagATCTAATCGTTGTATTTCATTAGCGTTGTTTGcaatatattctaaatattcattttctctagttctcaaatatttcaaatatttgtataagttttaaattagtaatttttcaagtagttctatttcttctttagtttctttCCAGAATTGTAAGTATAAATAATCTATCATTGATCTATGAATAATtctatatcatcatataaatctatATCAAAATCATCTGGTATAATTAATTCTGCCCAACCTTGGGTGTTTCCTCTATTATCTCATACATCAAtaccaaaagctagctcaaagggagaaGGATTacccaagccttataaggagtccacccatctcattaatcactgATGTGGGACTTTGTCATTATTTAACAAGAACTATCTCATCTAAAAGTTTAAGATGCCAGAGAGAATTctcttttatttacttaattatatccttcttttatacttcattatatatttaacaGAATGCAACCAAAACAAGTGCTAGTTTCATGAGCTTGAAGATGCTAACTGCATTTATGACATGCTACATAGTGACAAGAACCTAGCAATTACTTATCATATTAGAGTTAAAAACTTCTCGTTCAACCTTACATGAATGAAAGTTTCTCACTGTAGCATGCAATATGATCTAGTCTCATAATTATTACTCCCTTCATTCTTAATTTTGAACATGAATTCGGACTAGAATCTTtaagtttttaaataaatttattacgtaatcattttttacttttgaaatCCAACACCaccacataaattgaaacagagGGGGGCAGAAGATAACAAAATTTGTAAGGTGAATCTTGCACCATCACATTTCAAGGTTTCCCGAAGTTCCCCTCTAAGTGGAATCGGCTAAGACAGAGATCTTTCACAGACTCAAGTGGAAGGGCCACTGCCCGCAAGTGAAAGGCACACTTGATACATTAAGAATTTGATGAGTTTCTTCCTACACAAGACTATTTTGAAACTGGTTGCTGGGACAATGCAGAAAGCATCTGGAGAAGTTAggcttcaaatttttttctgcAACCAACTGGTTCTTTAAGGTGACATAGTTCAACTATTTCGCATCAGAGAGCAGTTCTCTTACCTGTCATCCCATCTAGCAAGGCGGCTAGCTAAATGAGCAATGACTTCATGTACTGTCCGTGGTGCATTATAGCCACCAGCGAGAAGTTGTTCCTAtaatgaagaaagcaacagATTATAAGTAGCCATAAATGTTAAGAGTTAGACCCAAACTACTTCTGCAACCACAAACCAGATGAGTCAAGTTGAGATAAGAAGGATGTAAAATTGAACAAGGATTAATAACCAATTGCACCAACATATACCAGTGCAATCAACTTTGCCAAAAATCCAGTACAACATAAGAAAACTAAACACATTAACATTCGTCATCAATTTCTTAGTCATGAGCAAGGGAAATGTTTAGCGTCTATAGGAAGGACGACCTGAACTTCTGTGATACCCAAAACGTTGAGGTTTTCTGCTGATCCTTTCACGTGCAAAACCGTAATTAAAAAGTTCTGTGCTTGCCAAGAACGAATCACAACAGGGATGTCATCTTCGTCAATATTTGGATCACCAGCAGATTGGCCCAACAGCTCAAATAACAGCCCTTCAGCCACCCTTACTGGGACCTAATAAAATCCAACCTGGGTTAAAATGGCAAACATGATTTCATCTCTGAAAGCAGAAAGAAGCAATCCTTTTCATTTTAGctttttatattatgatattaggCTGTCAGTTGTCACTGATACAAATAAGATTATTATCTCTTTACATCCAATTTTCAGAAAAAAGATTATTATCTCTTTACATCCTCAGTTCACAATGACAAGAAGTAGAGCCATGAAGCAgaaaagaaattttgaattctATTTGGTATATTACTTAACGCAAATCCAATAGTTAAAACTAAAACTGTTAAATTAATCTTATTACGTGATTGGCCTTGAAAAAAGAATCAGCCCCGCGCGTGAGAGGGTGTactgaaaatataattaaataataagaagTGTCTCTCTCTTACAAGTTAAGCTTTTATATGAGATGGTCACATACTTTAACTAGGTATCAGAGCAGGCAGAGGCCCTATGATTGAATCTCACAGCCAcccaaattaaaaagaattctagTGCTTGGCCCATGAAAAAGAATCAGCCCCGCACATGAGGGGGCGTGTGAGATGGTCACACACTTCAACAATTGAAAAGGAATGTCACAGGAAGttagttaataaataatatcCAATATGGATAGAAACATAAATGTTAATTCAATCACTAATTACAATAGTCCCAGCTGAATGGTTGAGAAAATCCATATGTAATACTCCCTCCATCACAATTTATATAACACTCTTTGTCAATAGTGTCAGTAGGTCCTAATCataaatagtaagagtcaagttactgtgtaaatagtaaaggtCAAGTAAGtgtgtaaatagtaaaggcCAATTGTCTTTTAGAAAAGATGGAGGTCATtatgtatgtgtataaatagagggtttcccctcataaataaaatcatcaatcttCCAATCAATCCTCCACCATCCTCTTCTCTCTACAATGTTTCCTCTTTCCCGCTTCCACCaaaaaattggtatcagagctagctaACTAACTAAGCTAATAACTATGGAGAAATCTGAAGCTACAAATCTACAAAATCAGGTATACactcttaaatttatgagtagctaaataaatttattcctgaaaatctcttgttgattataattgtttatcatgacttaataatgCTCTAATAAGCATCTTTAGaaggtttgctacagaaatattcttcgaataagtatgcccagactatgccatcctaaagTTGAAACCAGTAGGCAaaaaggccgtttaggggagtaaacaatgttgaggcgctgttagggtaactaatcaaagaagaaagctgtagtagtgactagacgagatgattattaaatcattattatttcataataaataagtataatccattaagaggttggaaggaataaaaacttttagcaaaaatgagtacctatttaatagataatgatgataattataagatattactactctatatattaaaagatctgagtactgatataaaaagagaaatttatgacaaattggtaacatatgagataatagaaataacaacccaaggttggactgagctaaccatacaaagtatacaggATGaacttattatgatatgtatgatttataagATGATATAGATATAGACTAATGATAAATTACGAATACTTACAATATTGGGTAAAAACCATAGAAGATATAGATCTACATGAAAAATTACTAATAGAAAATCTATTCGATTATTTGAGAACTAGAGAAGTTGAACATCTAGAATATATTACAAACAATGCTAATGAAATACAACGATTAGATCTACTTAAAAGAGAATATTACAGAAAGACATTTTATGAAGGATAATATAATACCAagcaaagaaactaaaataacaaaaaacaatataggtaaaaaaataagaaagacatggaaaaaattaagacccttatatatagaatatgaactatcacaactagtcaaaacagataacgataaaaaagatcatttgataaatataatttcgaaaaaagaatacaaatatgttcgctatttgaaaaaacagtatgaacaaagaaattcataaacaacaattaatagaaaaaataactgaaaaagaacaagaattacagcatagaaaa harbors:
- the LOC101260978 gene encoding uncharacterized protein; protein product: MKVNKGSMSEGHSSQGNRARKTESHRVHFHKDVMPGSELWTDGLICAFEFVREDKKFGPKSSTKSLLDNEIVKRPARAYKLAEAPVQRTNGNSLVDSTSLVGSRKQEISPADGKMDNQSFPGQKLYNLEKIGGSHWIPIGWARISDLIQTVQADSVWSTQQFDLIDDEDDLTVADLAAPYWERPAGPIWWCHVTAGHPSVDAWLSNAPWLHPAISVALRDEGRLISEKMKHLLYEVPVRVAEGLLFELLGQSAGDPNIDEDDIPVVIRSWQAQNFLITVLHVKGSAENLNVLGITEVQEQLLAGGYNAPRTVHEVIAHLASRLARWDDRLFRKLIFGAADEVELKFVNRRIKEDLSLLVIILNQEIRRLSRQVIRVKWSLHAREEIIFELQQHLRGNTTRILLEGIRKSTREMIEEQEAVRGRLFTIQDVMQSNLRAWLQDKSLRVSHNLAVFGGCGLVLTIITGLFGINVDGIPGAQNTPYAFGLFSVLLVVLGVVLIAVGLLYLGLKKPISEEQVEIRKLELQELVNMFQHEAETHAQVHKHISRHNLPPTAGDKFIQDANYVLM